The Lolium rigidum isolate FL_2022 chromosome 2, APGP_CSIRO_Lrig_0.1, whole genome shotgun sequence genomic interval TTGCTCCGTTTCGTGTTCGAACTTCTGCTGTTCTTAGCTCTGGCTGGGTGTTCTTGACACCGGCTGCGAGCTTCCATGATTACCAGCTGATCATGAGACCTGCTAGCCCGTTCTGCAGCTATCTGGGGATTAATTTTCTTCTTTCCCTGTGCGATTATTTCGTATATATGCTGGAATTTGTGCCTTTATTGGTTAGGTTCTATACTGGAATTTGTGCCTTTATTGGTTCACTGTAGTTGCGAACAGGAACAGTTCATTTTGCTTGAAGTTTCTGGTAGCTCTACACAGTACAGATATTTTCATGTAGAAGAGCTCGACTAATCTCTTCTGGTACCGGGTCAACTTGTTCCATTTAATTTTCTTCTATCACCTGTCTAGTCATCAATGTTATGGCTAccgcttcaaggaagatgacttgCGGGTGGTCTAGGCTAAAAAGACAAATCTCCTCTTCAAAATGTTGTATAGTTTTTATtatcaacaaaaaaaaacagttgACAAATTGACAAACTGTTCCATCTGTAATTCTtgtcagagagaaggcgaaggaaATTCTATTAGGGTGAAGGGTGCTAACTAAACTTGGGATGAGTAATGAGTAGCACTACTATCTTTGTCGTGCAAATCATTGTTTCTTTACACCAAAAGGTGTGATCATTCAGATTTTGCAGCTAATTTGTCTGCAACTATTGCACCTGATGCTGCCTAATCCTTTAGACACACCATGTGATCCTCTAAAGGTTCCAATATCTGCTCCCAAAGCAACCATGTGTTTTTCCTGAGATTCCAAATCTTACCCAAAGATTGCTTTACCGGATACCACTAACCTCACCTACCAACTGAATTCATAATGCAATAACATGGTCTGTATCTGGTCAGTTTGACTAATTTCATTTTGATTCTGTCCACCAGGGATTCGGCATGGAGGACGGCGTCTTCTGCGGCGTGTTCGACGGCCACGGCAGGAACGGCCACCTCATCAGCAAGCTGGTGAGGGACTACCTCCCCTTCATGGTGCTCAGCCACCGGAACGCGCTCTTCCTGGCAGACGCCGACCTCGACGACGCGGAACACTTCAGCGAcgcctcgccctcctcctccacggacAGCAGCGGCAACTCGTCCCCGCACCCGTCGCAGCTGCTGGAGGAGTGGAGGGAGGCCTGCACCAACGCGTTCAAGGCCATGGACAACGAGCTCAAGGCGCAGGCCAACATGGACTGCTCCTTCAGCGGCACCACGGCGGTGTGCGCCATCAAGCAGGGCAAGGACCTCATCATCGCCAACCTCGGCGATTCCAGGGCGGTTCTTGCGACCATGTCCAACTCCGGGTACCTGAAGGCCGTGCAGCTCACCACTGATCAGAAGCCCTGTCTGCCTGGTATGCAACCATCACACACTCCTGACTATCAAGAACCAGACTCCATTATTATCACTATGCAGCGATCTAATTAAGCTTTTGAATTTTGCAGAGGAGGCCGAGAGGATCAAGCGCTGCGACGGCCGCGTGTTCGCGCTCAAGGAGGAGCCGAGCGTCATGCGGGTGTGGCTGCCTGGCGAGAACTGCCCGGGCCTCGCCATGGCGCGCGCGCTCGGCGACTCCAGGCTCAAGCACCACGGCGTCATCTCCACGCCGCAGGTCACGGCCCACCGGATCACCGGCGCCGACCTCTTCATCATCCTCGCCAGCGACGGGGTGTGGGACGTGCTCAGCAACGAGGAGGTGGTGTCCATCGTCTGCGCCACGCCGCGCAAGCAGCACGCGTCCAAGGCCGTCGTGGAGGCGGCGGTGCAGAGGTGGAGGACCAAGTACCCGTCGTCGCGCGTCGACGACTGCACCGCCGTCTGCCTCTTCCTGCAGGACCAGCTCACCtggagcagcgccgccgcggcCAGCAGGAAGGTCTAGCAGCCGCGCGCGGCGCTCAGAAGAGATCAGGACTCCCGATGAGTCAAAGAAACTCTGACTCCGGCAAAGCCGGCTGTTTGCTCGATCTTGTATATGCCCTTTTTTGCCGGTTTTGTTGCAAATGTGCTGCAAATACTGTATTTTCTAGGTTTTGTAAGTCTGTAATATAGCATTTTTTTTTGCAGATGAAAATGCTTTCATTTGTGCTCATGGCATCTCCACAGAAGCACCCAAAAGACCTAAGGTCCCAAAATGGGTTCTCAATAGAGTCCTCGACAAGGATCCATAAGAACCGGTGTGGAAGTGTCGACACCCCGCCCCATGTCTGATCGGACAGATGGGCCACCCTTGGCAGCAACTTATAAGCGGCCCACCTTCCCCACGTACCGATGGTGTATCTCCACTCGCGGCGATCATGTGCCTCCCTGCCGGACTTAATGCACGCAACAGCGAGCCCATCCACTACTACTTTATAAGCACGGCACGGCGCACATCCTCTCCGTAAACACACACACGCTCTCTCTATCTCCTCTCCCCACACTAGAGTATGCCCAGAACAACGTTCTTGTGCCACCGGACACGCGCCTCCCGGTGGTTCGAAGATTAGCATTGGGGGCTACTTGTCCCGCCAATACTAGAGGGGGTTGCTCTGGACGCTTACATCCAAATCCGTCACTATGCCACCCAATGGGGAGGGTTGCTGCTCTTCCAGCATGAGCGTGAGGTGTAGCTCACGTTCCTCTATGCCCCCTACGGTGGCCCGTTCAACTGCCTAGGATGACACATATGGTAGGAAGGTTGCATGCTCTACGATGTCCTCGCCCACTACGGTTATGTTCCTCCACGCAACACCCAGCGTTAGGCAGCATCAGTCGTCTTCTTTGCGCCTTCGAGGTCCTTGTTGTCGCATACCTTTTTGCACACAGTAGCCCCAAGGATGGAGCTGACGCCTCCATGGTGCTCCACTTGTATCGTCTTCCCGACGCTCAAGATGGAGCTGACGTTGCTGCCAGGTCGCTCCACCCGAATCGCCTTCTAGACGTCGTCGCTTGTCCTGAATAAGGAGAAGGCAGTGCCTCTGCCGTCGTCGCTACGGTGCCTCCTTTTTCTCCATCGCTCCAAGGTGAAAGAAGACCATGCGACCTCCACCGAataaggtgaaggaggaggaggagccattATAGATGAAGGACATGCGGATGCAGGCCCCTACGCGAATAGCTCACTTCGAGAGAGGGTAGACCTTCATTGGTTAGTGTGCACAAAAGGATGAGGTTTCTTTTCCGTCCTACAAATTGAAACCGTTCTAGCTTGATATTGCGATATCGTAAAATCATACGATTGAAGCATGGAAACCATTTCGATGGCGGTAATGACATCTAGTAGTTTCTATGGAACCATGCCACTATGGTCATCTATATGGCTAGACCGTGCCGCTTCACTAGACTTTTTTGAaggagagtggtgttttggcatatgggagtatatgctccctctattttgaaatgcatgttacatatatgaatttttcaaaaatataaaatgaaaaaatCACACATACATACTCACGTGCTATGCACTCACAAAGTCGTTACATGTAAAATCGCGTTATCGTGTGGAGTGTGTAAAAAGATGgaattcaatgctaaaaataaggcttttcataaGATAAATGttctcggaaattcaattcggctcctaggtgcgtatgcaccctctaccaaaaaaatcatatttcgaaatgtcgaaaaattttaacaaatttttttacatgtacatcttcatactaTATgtttgttcgtcaagtttcatgaaaaaccaatatttttgtgGTCTAAATAAAAAGGAggaaacttatcttgtgaaaaacattatttttagtactgagttttatcttttttacacacgtcacatgataagtcgatttttttatgaaacaactttctaagcgtgtagcacgagaagatttacatgtgaatttttggtttcaattttttgaaattcaaaatatggtaagatgtatttcaaaatagagggagcatatgctcccatgttccaaaacaccactcccagatGTTTTCTTTTTATGTAGATCACATAAAATATTGGTtcctcgtgaaacttgacgaacacattattgtggagatgtacatgtagaatttttgtcaatttttttatattttaaaatataaattTTTAGTAGAGAGAGCATATGCATCCGGAAGTCGAATTAAATTTCCAAACTATTTGATCCCCATGCTCGTGACACCACTTTCTAAATAAAAGTTGGCTAAGTCCAATACGAAGCCAAGCAGTAAGAGAAATTCATCCTGCGTAATTAATAATCGAAAACAAAAGTGAAACGGAGAGAAGAGAATCGGTTGAAAGAGCAACATTCCCGGAGAAAGAAGCAGGGCTCACCAAGCTCTCGGCGTGTCGGCGGATGTCGGACTGCTAGCGTCAAGAGGTTATGGTATCGTAAATCACGGTTCAATGGTCAACATTGGTTATCGGGTCCAGATTCTCAACGAATCCCTAAACGCTCAGATCACCTGCCGAACCAATGTAACGTGCATCGGCTTGCACGGGGGTTCAGTTGAACAAAATGATCATGTACGACTGTACGTAGATCGGTAGCTAGTAGAAAAATATcgcgagaaccaacctgtggttggatccgTAATTACTAAGTCAAGCTACCTTAAATTCAACCACGCTTAGATAAAAAAAAAAGCATGAATATCATCTACAACATCAACTTTGTTCTGTTAGATTCATTATACAGTATAGCTTTATGATATGGAGAAGTTTGATTTCAAGAAACCTAGATATTCAAGTAATCTCAAGGGCCATAATGTTTAGTTACGTTAGAAAATATACAAGCGTAGAAATTAATCTTTGCCATTAGATTCTAATAAGGAACAGGTCGTTCAAATTAATTTGAAATAACAATAAAAGAGCTCAAGTTCTACCGCCACTTCAAGTTTCAAGAAGAAACGCCCGAAGATAACAGAACATACCGTCACAATACTTCGCATATACCATAAGGTACAAAACAGAAGATCAGGCCGACCACATTTAGTTTAGGTGCAAGCTCAGGTGCTCTTTTAGGAATCCAAAATATAAGCTACATACAAAGGAGAAGACAACACGAGCAAAATTCTCCAACGTAGAAAGGTCTTATGATGGAAGAGATACAATGGAGATGCCACAAACAGGACGGCTGATAATCATTGTGAACTTCTCGACAAGCCTGTCATGGATGACCAGCCCATGCACATGTAATCACCGGTCATTCAGCCAAATGACCAAGATGTGCGTCCAagtcatcttcctcatcgtcctCGTCACTAGATCCTTGGGCACCATAGTTGGGGAAAAGAAGCGGGAGGGTATTCAGTGAGAGTGTCTCGATGTATGACTCGTGCTCATAGTCACTGGCTGAGTCCTTGGGTAGCTTCACGTCTTTAAGCCTTGCACACTTCGCTCGCAGTTCTGCATCGATGTGGACGTTGAAGCACTGACGCAGATCAAGGGACTCAAGGTGGTGGCAGTTGTCGAGGATGGCAGCAAGTGCATTGCTGTGTAGCCGGTTGGCGAAGAGTTGAAGGTGACGTAGCTCACGCATGCTGCTGGCTATGTCCAAGGCTTGGTGGTTGTCAAAAGATTCTTCACATGGAATATTGACCCATCGCTTGTTCAGCCGCAGGCGCTTCAACTGCGGGAGTGCTTGGCCAACAGCCTTCATTGAAATTTTGATGGAGCAGGTAGTAAGCTCTAGTTCCTCAAGATGTGGGGATCTCTTGCCCACAGCAACCAAGCCTTTGTCTGAGACCTTCATGCAGTTAACTAGCCGAAGGCTTTTCAAGCCCTTAGTTCTGCAAATCGTAGTACTTCAGTTAGATAAAAGAGCATTGATCAACAACCTGACAGCAAGAACATGCGGTAAGATATCCATAAGTTCCCTAAAGATACAGAAGGTGCACTCTTAAGGGAAAATGGTGGAACAGAAGCTATAATAATTACATATATTGACATATCTTCAGACCAAAAAAATCAAATGCCAAACAAGAAAATTACGACATTAAAATAATTATATATTGCTTATTGAGCTCATCAACTTCTCGCAATTTACCAATTCAAGAAAACGCTTCAGTCCCTTTTGTATCTTTGCGTGGATTGATACTCCACCATACAAGTTGCGTCCAAGCGAAGCAAAACCAACAAATAATAATGCAAGATACCATGCATAAGATGTACGCTCCTCATATAAAAGATAGCTAATCTCATATTGTCAGCTTATATTCCCTAAGCTACATAGTGCTATTTCCCTCCTGCCTTACAAAATAGAAAATACAACGTGGCTATTCATCTAGTCATCTTATATACTTCCCCAAGCTGCATAGTGCAATTTcccttgaaaaaaaaaacagcctAGTGGAGAACTATGGTAGCACAAGTGCACAACAAAGAAATAAATTCCAGTAATCGATATTTTGTTTTGGCCATGTTACCATCAACTTAACGAACCATGACAATGAACATTAAACCAAACAATCCCAGCAATACTTTCAAAattataagctatttttgtgaccTTAGTTGGTGATATCAATGACAGGCATGTTGCTGTGAGTGCGTGAATAAAGCAACTACATATTCCTTGAAATCCTCACAGGAGCTGTGAAAAAATATCTTAGACATTCATAAGATAGGCAATTAGAACAGTTCGTACAGAATTCAATGAAAAAAATGTTGGTTGGCGGTGCACAATTCCAATGTCTAAATAAACCTGAAGTTAAAGGCCACACATAATATGGATTTAGCAATTGGTCTTATGTCATATGTCAGCTATTAGCCGTGAGACAGTAGTAGAAAATTTCATGAAATCTTTACTTTGAATAAATATGCTTTCATTAACCATCAACCAAAACAGAGAAACACAACCAGAAAACAAACTGGAAGGTTAATTTTTGGAACAGTGGAAGCTTCTGCAGTCTTATACTCTTCTGAAGGAGTTCACCCAAGCATTATCAGTGAACTACACACCAAACCTGGACATCATAGAAGGCAACAAAAACAGCTCTATATACAAGATGGTTATGACCTAGGTAACTGGAAATACAAAAATCAAAGGAAACCCACACTTGGATAGACCATATAATCCACAAAGATGGTAAGAAGTTCACAAAATCTGACGTAAACTCCTCACAGAAGAAGACAACCGAACCGCAGAACATGAATCTGCGGTACCCTCTTCACAGACGATGACCAAAGCAAAAAACATTAATCTCTAGTACCCTCTCACAAAAAAGAAGACCAAAGTACAAAACATTAATCCGAGCTATGTTTCTTGCAAAAAGTAACAAGATATCATCGATACTGAAAACCAGAAACACCACTTGCTATATAAACTTGGGTTCTAAAAAGAGCTAAGATCTTTGTCAAAACAAGGATGCATCATCCCCATTTTTGGTTCTGTATCTTTCCTATTTTTATAGCAGTGCATCAGAAATAGGTTGTTGAACTAATCTAAAACACACGCACACATCATCTCAATACAAAGCAGGTCAGCGTCGAGCGACGAGCATCAAAGAACAGGTCAATCATGTCTCGCTTTGCTGACAATGCATATATCTAGTTCCATGGCTATTCAGTTCACTGGTGAAGGTGTGGACCATATTCCGTTGGACACTACTGCGGGATGATGCATTTGTGTACTATCGAAATTAATTTAACTACACGCAGGTAATACGGATAACGCGTTGCCAATTGATTTAATCTTGTATTCACAATGATAAAAAACATTTTGGCATGACAACAACAAAACACCGTGTTAGTAAAACTTACAGGATCATATATCTCTGTGTATTCACCCACACCAAAGATAATGATAAAAAATGGACTAAACAGAACAAACTCAACCGCCGTCATATAAACAAAGAAGAACCCTTAATTACCTAAAGTTGCACAAAAATCTAGTTTGTAAACACTAAATTCTCATCCTTGAGATACAAACATTCACAAAAGGCATAAACCACTCAGAAAAGCAATATTTCACCCTTGTGGACAGGTCAGAGTTTGCGGCTCTTGCACGGAGTTGACTTGTCAGCTGGGGCAGTCTTGGATGGTCGATATTTTCACCAGGGCAACAATCTCAGAAAGTGATACAGCAACAGGCTCAGCAAGGTGGGGTCATGGTTCTGCATGGCAAAGGTAGTGATCTTTTTCTGGAGGTGGCGGTGTTTTCAGGCCCAATCGGCACAGCCCGATGGGGTCGGTCTTGCTGGTATGTCAGTGCAGGGCCAAGCTGTTAGTGAAGTGACCACAGACTGCGGGCAGTTATCCTCTTATGTGCCCTTTCAGGCGACCAGGAATCTTTTCCAAAGCCAACCAGTGCACAATATCACTAACTGTGATACGTGTTTTCTGAATCGAAAATCGCtgtgaagcatccgggctgtgaggCACGTTGACTCATGAGCGGGCGGTGATTGTCGGCTCGGCAACCCTAGAGCTGGGTGTGTTTGTGCTCAGCAGTGTGGCGCTGGTCTCATGTTATGTGGGTGACAGGGCTTTCGTTGCCataaggtggtgtatggtttttgGGCCAGTTTTTTGCTTATAAACAGGAACATTCCACTCTTCTTCATGAACTGCAAGAGGACACTTCCCCTTGAACGTTCCAAACAGAAAACTGAATTTCTATATAAAAACCAAGAATAAGGCCCCAGTACTGAAATTAGAATGCTGCTCGTTCCTCTGAAGTTGGCACATGGTAGCATCACTATAAAAAGTATGGCACCTTATTAGCCCCTTTGATCATAACAACAAGATCAGGATCTACCCATGAAGACTGCGATTAGAAATTCGGAGAACCGATCACACGGATAAGTATGACGGGCTGAAGGCCTAAACCAAACCCAAAAAATCGCACAGTGGGAACAAGTTTCTGATCCACGGCGACCGATAACAATCTTAGAAAGAAGCAGAAGGTGGGTGACAACCTCTTGGCGATGTAGAGGAGCAGCGCGTCGTTGACGAAACAATCGGCGCTGAAATGCTCGAGGCAGCCGTGGGCGCGGTCGACGGCAGCGCGCGCCATGGCTACCATGTCGATGGTGGGGTCGAAGCAGTCGGAGAGGTCCACGCGGCGCCAGAGGTCGGGCTCGCCGGTGGCGACGCGGAGCCAGTTGCGGCACACGACGGCGGTGCCCATGAGCACCTCGGACGCGCCCAGCCGCTTGAACACTGTAAGGAGAGCATCGTCAGGGAGCCCGGCCCagtccggcgccggcggcggcgccggcggcgtggTTGCCATGTCGATCTGGCCTAGGGATTTGGGAAGCTAGAGCGGTTGCGGTGTGAGAGGCCAGTGGAGACTGGAGAGGGCTGGGcgtccccgggggatctgattccccagcccccgggtccctggatcaaccattttgacggttagatttgcatgtagcaaaaaagcaccttcggcagcaaaaaatcacccccggcagcaaatgactgaagcaaaaaacggttcgttcagaaaagaaaataaaaaggctgggctcgctggagacctcgccggagaccacgtagcaaaaaAAATATGCTAATGTAGCAAAAATGAAAATCGTCGGTGACATCAACGGGGAGCTCGCCGGAGAACTCACCGgagacctcgtcggagacccCATAGCAAACATATAGTGCAATTGTAGCAAAACCGCTAAAAAGTTGTAGCAAAAAAGCTATTCCTATGTTGCAAACTCGACATAATGAAGACCTTGCTTGAGACATCAGCGGAACCCTCACCTGTAGCATAAATAATTTGATATGGAAGCAAAACCACAAAATATTTGTAGCATAAATTATATGGTATTATAGCAAAAAAGACATGACATTTGTAGCAAAAGAGTAGCATCGGCTACTTCGCTAGCAGCAATGATGTTTGCCATACGTAGCAGCACCGGCGTGCTTTGGTAGCACCCTCGCTCACCCCTGGTAGCATAGGTGGCATCCCAGCTCACTCCTGGCAGCTGCGTCGGGTGCTCCTAGCAGCGATGAGTTGCCGCCCTTCCTTTGAAGCACCAAAGGCTGCAGCTCCTAGCAAGGTGGCATCTGAGCTTTCTCCATGGCCAAGCTCGGTTCGGCCGTCGCGGTGGCGAACGGCCGCGAATCCGACCGCCGACACCGGCAACCAACTCCCATCGGTAGGGGCGACGGGAGGAAGCGGCGAGCTCGCGGAGGTTTCGCGGAGAAGAGAGGATCCCGTGGGCAGCGGCGAAGTACAAGGTAGATGGGCGACGGAGGATGGCGAGGTTGAGGCGCGCGGCTGTAGGAAGCCACGGGGCGCGGTGGCGGACGAACGAGATGGCGGCGGGAAGCTATGGCGCCAGGATGCGAGCGCGGGGTTCGGCGGAGGGGTCGAAGTAGCGCCGGCAACCGGCGAGGTCGACGGAATCCAACCATTGGGAGGCGCGGGAGTTGCGGGAAGGCGACCGGCGACGAGGTCTCCTGGGAAGAAGCGCAGGCCGTGACTCGTGAGGATAAGGTTGCAGGGagttgaaaagaagaaacaaaaaaagagagGAAAAGATGGGGCCCACACACGTGGAGCTGTGTCTCCCTCAGTTGTCCGCGTCCGCACGATGCTCTTATCCCGACGGTGATGCACCAGGAGGTTGCGAAGCTGGGAACCCCCGGGGGAAAGCAATCATTTTCCTTTCTAAAACTATGGAACTGTAGCACAGATTGACCctccggccaaactatttcacccatctaacccttttgtgtggcgcccacaCGTCAGTGCCACACTtgactgtgtggcgcccgtgcgggCGGCACCACTCTTCCATCCGACGTGGCGTCCTCGACGCTGAGGTCTGCACCGatctgacgtggcaggatgtgtggcgccatgtcaacacccggatttttaagtccagatgcctattatgccatacatcgcaatcccatgaagattgtttttgcgagacataacagttgaatatcatagagccatcattcattacaataccAATATAGTCATTACATAAAaatgatcacatgatccagtctcattacaacacttgatctattgatcattacataatacgtagcggaagcgaagtagtagtggactatctattccacaggcaactcctGACGTTaggagaagctcctagttgtcatagacgtcctgctggccgtcatcttcatattgatgttcagcttcatagtctgaccatttgaatagccagggacacagccgtgagtactttcaagtactcgcaaactaatactaatgtaagcactagtaGTTCTATTGAGaatgttctaagctctagggttatttgcagaaagccaattttagttcataaatactttagtaaaagactcctcatttgctaactaatTTCAGTGGGAACATTAggttcattcccacaactctgttgtgattcaaaaaccaagtcacctttcaattcaattcacaagtcatatttgaAGAAAATTTCTGATGATGGAaccatatggcctttccaactgttcatgaccgcggacgcggctattcgaataggtttacactctgcagaggttgcacacttgtgccacaacatttgattgcatccgtcaaggataaccttgaataatcgtaactcggtacgcggatcatcaaccgttaacctttcacttacacaccctagtataggcacctctccccatgagcttggcctcccggtgatagccaactgttatcccgggaactgcacagggcttgggtcgtacattcacctcatttcacgtcatttcacttttaacggaggcagcctcggcataacctctatgatgcttgtttagagggaacccatactaagatacataaacttccagttaagccctacccataatcaggtattgtgggggtactcaagaattggaatggtatcgcatccaactcaatcatcaaatTTTATCAAGTTCACcaattcaattcaagtcacattcaccttcaaaatctttcaatggaataactcatcattccaa includes:
- the LOC124692064 gene encoding putative F-box/LRR-repeat protein 23 → MATTPPAPPPAPDWAGLPDDALLTVFKRLGASEVLMGTAVVCRNWLRVATGEPDLWRRVDLSDCFDPTIDMVAMARAAVDRAHGCLEHFSADCFVNDALLLYIAKRTKGLKSLRLVNCMKVSDKGLVAVGKRSPHLEELELTTCSIKISMKAVGQALPQLKRLRLNKRWVNIPCEESFDNHQALDIASSMRELRHLQLFANRLHSNALAAILDNCHHLESLDLRQCFNVHIDAELRAKCARLKDVKLPKDSASDYEHESYIETLSLNTLPLLFPNYGAQGSSDEDDEEDDLDAHLGHLAE
- the LOC124692063 gene encoding probable protein phosphatase 2C 12, whose protein sequence is MGICASTEHLEQGQETDENIVYVMDEQGVAAAAAGDAASARKVASLFSQKGKKGPNQDSVILCQGFGMEDGVFCGVFDGHGRNGHLISKLVRDYLPFMVLSHRNALFLADADLDDAEHFSDASPSSSTDSSGNSSPHPSQLLEEWREACTNAFKAMDNELKAQANMDCSFSGTTAVCAIKQGKDLIIANLGDSRAVLATMSNSGYLKAVQLTTDQKPCLPEEAERIKRCDGRVFALKEEPSVMRVWLPGENCPGLAMARALGDSRLKHHGVISTPQVTAHRITGADLFIILASDGVWDVLSNEEVVSIVCATPRKQHASKAVVEAAVQRWRTKYPSSRVDDCTAVCLFLQDQLTWSSAAAASRKV